Within the Candidatus Culexarchaeum yellowstonense genome, the region ATCATCTTCCTGCCAGCATCTGCACTTGCCTTTCTCGGGTCTCCTAGAACTCCAGTGTTGCTTATCGCTTTGACACCGTAGGAGTATAATTGTGATATCGTATATTCTCCAGTGAATCCTTCGACAGCTCTATCCATTTTCACGAGACCCCCATTTATGTGTAGCATTGCTGATGTTTCTGCAGCTCCAGCATGAACTCCAGCCTCCTTAAATGTCACTCCATACTCTGCCATAACATCATTCATAACCTTAATTAGCTCTTCAAGTTTTAGTGGTGAGATTATCTTTACATCTTTATGTTCCATGGCAAGCTCCATTATCAATGTTTCTATTGGCGCAAAGTTTCCACCATGTGTGGGGAGCAGAATTATATTCTTAAATCCATGCCTAATTAGACATTTACACACATCCCTAATCACTTGCATTAATGTCTCTGGTTTTAAAGTTAATGTTCCTGGGAATCCCATATGATGCTGTGAGCATCCAGGGGTTATTGGAGGGGTTACAAGGGTTTTACCCAGCTTCTCAGCAATCATAACACTCAAAGCTTCACCAATAAATGTATCCGTTCCAAGTGGTAGGTGTGGTCCATGCTGCTCTATTGACCCCACGGGAACTATTACTGTATCAAAACCATTATCTAAAGCCTCCTTAACTTCAACCCAACTCATTTCATCCATCTTAACCTTAACCATAAATATCACAACCAAACATAACTCTTACATTAACACTACTTAAATAATTATGCCTCAAACTCTGTGGCGCGATACATATATGTTTGAATTTTAAAATTTATTTTGATCTCAAATGTCCATCATTAAATCACGTTTAAAACTTACAATGATATTACTACTATTTGTTGTTGCATTATTTGGAGGTGTGTATGTTGTTTCATTGGAGCTTGACAGAATACACTTAACAGTAACAGTACTAAAAGATGGAAACACAATTCCAGGAGCAAACGTATACGTATATGCAGTTTTTCCAAATGGCACTAAGTTGGTGGCGACGACATGTACAAATGTATATGGAATTGCAGTCTTCCATCTATCTGTAAAAGACGTAATAAAGCCAATAATTAATTGGAATCAGGCTGAGAAGAGGAGTTTTACAATAAATCCAGGACTATACATAACATCGATGGGTGTATATAATAATACAGTGTATTTCGGCTCAGCGTCAACAAAACTACCATTAACGACATCAGGGCCAATAATCACCAGTGTAAATCTAGAATTAAGACACCCAATAAAGAAGGTGGAGGGTTATGCTAAAATGGCATCAACCAATATTCAACAAGTATCACCATGGGCGAAATCAATATATAGTGCGCAGAAGACAATGAGGGAAACATTCTTCAAAGTATCTACGGACCAAAACACGAAGGCAAGTTGCGGTTATCTTGTTGAACAATATAGGGAGGTTGCATTTAAATGCACATATTCAGTGACAAAAGTTATAGACAACTCTATTACTGTAACATGGACTATAGGTGCAGAGATAAGTTGGGTAACATCACAAATTAAAAAGGCACTTGGATTAGATGTAAGTCAGAATAGCGTCGGATACATCTCGTGTTTAGCTGCAATTAATTATGAGTGTTGGGAGTATGAAATGCCTGCTGATGGAGAGGTTTATCGAGAACATAGAGTATATATAGCTTACTATTGGCCTGACACTCTAGACAAAGTTATAGGTGAAGATGACATTGAAGGAAACCAAGTGCTTTTAGACACCGCTACCGGCAAAGGATTGAATAGTATTGCAACTATACTGTATTTAGATTGGCAAGAGTTAGCTATACCAATATCAAAATTCATTAAGTATATTTCCATCAAATATCTAGATTTTCCACAAGTTTTAAACGTACCTCTGGATGTAAATTTAGTTTTTAAGAGTGCTCATGCAATATGTGCACATGTAGAAGTTTATGGCGTTGAAGGTTGCACAATAAACATATATAAAGTTGAAGTATCGAGGACTTTAAACGCTTGCTATCAGATTCCTGCCTGGGCAATAATTTTAAGAACATAAATTATTTTTGCTTGTTTGCTGTTTTCAATTGAATTCCTCTCCTCTTCTTTATTATGTATGCTATTATTCCAATTATCATTCCAGCGATCACGATGTTTTCCATGGTGTCTATTGTTTTTGCTATTGTCCATATTATTTCTCTTGAAGCCCACCCTATTATTCCAATGATTATGTATCTTGGTATTGTTCCAATTATTGTTAGTGTTATGAACTTCTTTATGTTGTATCTTATTGCTCCTAGGGCTATTGATATTGGTGATATTGGTATTATTGGTATAATTCTTAATGCTATGATGGTTATATCTTCAAATTTCCCACTCTCTATTTTGAGTTTATATTTCTCCACTTCATCCCATGATGTTCCAATGTATCTTCCATATTTATCTATGATTCTTTTACCGCTGATGTATCCTATTGCGTAGTATGGTGTGTTGATTAGTGTTGATGCTATGGCTCCAATTAACCCTATGTTTATTGCTATTGATAGTATTGCTTGTGTTGGGTTTAATTCTTTAGGTATTATTGTGGCTCCAGCCATTAGTGGTATTAATGCTGATGGTATTATGGTTATAATGTTTTCTATCACTACCCCTATGAATACTCCATATGGTCCTAGAACTTCTAGTCCTTTTAAGATGTCTTCCACTATTCCCATTTAATCTCCTCTTCTAATTATCCTTAGTATCCTATTGTTTTTTAGTGATGTTATGATTTCATATGGTTCAATTTCATTTACTTCTATTATTGTGTATGCTATTCCGAGGTCTTCTTTGTTGTGGGCGTCGCTGTTGGCTATTCCAGGTTTCTCTAGGATTTTTGCTGTGTTTAATGCCATTTCATTCCACTCCCTACCTGTTTTACCATTCCAAACTTCTATAACATCTACCCCTCTTGCTTCTCCATTTATTAGATTGTCTCCTAATCCTCTCCTATCTTGTGCGTATGGGTGTGGTGCTATTGTTAATCCATGGTAGTCTTTGGCTGTGTCGATTATTTCACCTATAATTTTTGGCATCTTTCTTGGTGGCGGTGTTGTGGTTATTAGTATTACTTCTCCAATGGCTGTCTCTATTTCAGCTCCAAATAATACCTTCAAATTTAACCCCTTTTCAACACTAATCTTGTTGGCTATTATGGATCCTTTGAATTCATCGTGGTCTGTTATGGCTATTGCTTTGAAGCCTTTGTACTCGTAGTATTCCAGTATATCTTCTATTGTTAATTTGCTGTCCATTGAGTTGTTTGAGTGTATGTGTAAATCCACCTTTGCCTTATACAATCATTTCACCTTAACTTTTCCATGACTGCTTTAACCTTCCTCTCCATGGATTCCTCCTTATCTCTCCTATCATCCAACTTTATGTTTGTTATTACTCTCATGGCTCCAGCTTTAATTACAGCTTCATGGGCTTCCATAATTATTTCGAATGCTTCCTTAAGATCCTTTGCTTCAAATATTGTTCCCATGGCTGTCAATTGATATTTAACTTTCCTCTTATCCAACACCTTTACTGCCTCTGCAACATACCCACTTAACCCTGTTCCAACGCCTATGGGTATTATGCTGAATTCAACTATTATCATTTATGCTTCACCCCCAAAACAATATATCCACTATTAATAGCATTTCAACATTACTCCTCCTCTGTTTTTAGGTAGTTTTTCATGGTTTTAATGTATACTTTGCATGTTTTCTCTATTGATTTTAATTCTAGGTATTCGTTGGCCATATGGGCATTCCCCCCTCTTAAACCATAAACTATTAGTGGCTTCGCACCCTTCATTGCAATTATATTTCCATCAGTTATGGTGGCTTTGAATTCAATTTTAGGTTTAAATCCATATTCCTCTTCAAATGCCCTTTTAAATGCTTTTACTATCATGCTATTTTCATTTGTAATGTATCCATAGTATCTTGGCTCTTTAATCTTCACGGATACGCCACCCTTCAAGCCAATCTTCTTTGCTAATTCGTTGATCCAATTTATGAAGTATTCATCTGTCTGTTCTGGTTTTGTTAGAATGTTTACTTCGAATATGCATCTTTCCGGTAATGTTACGTTGTAGATTTTGTATCCTCCCTCAACTTTTAAGGTTGTTGGTTGAAGTCTTCCAAACCTTTCATCTTCAAATGTCCCCTCCTCAACTATTTTTAATATTAGTTTTGATGCTTCTTCTATGGCGTTCACTCCAATCCATGGTCTAAATGCATGTGCAGCCTTCCCAATGCATTCTATGCTTAACAGTATCTTGCCAGTTTCCCCAATGACTACGCTACTATCAATTCCATCATATGGTTCCCCTATTATTGCTGCATCATAATTCAATTCTGAAACTAGCTTTTTAGCCCCCTTCGAATACCCCTCCTCATCTACAACTGCAGAATATATTATTTCACCATTCACCTCCCCCTCATTCTCTTCAATGAATTTCTTTAGGCTGTATAGGAGGGTTATGAGTCCAGACTTCATATCTATTGCCCCTAAACCGTAGAGTCTATCATCATCAATGAATGGTTTGAATGGGTCTACATTCCAATCCATTGATGGTGGAACTGTATCCATGTGTCCATTCAATAGAAGCCTCCTCCCCACATCCCCCAACCTTACTCTACATATCACATTGTACCTATTCTCCTCAACCTTCTGGAGTTCTGGTTTGAAACCCCAATCCCTCATTAATTCAGTTAGATATTTGGCTCCCTCAAATTCTTCTCCAACAATACTCCTAACACTTATAAACTCCATGATCCTCCTCTTAATTTCATCCAAATCTTCCTTACAGATTTCCATGTAAATTTGCTATGTTTAAACGTAACTTAAATGTATCCATCATGGAAAAATTGGGGGTAATTTTATGTTTAGCTACTCCTTCGGCGTCTCCACCTTCCTCTTCAATACTTCCTTTGCCAATGTTTCTCCAAGCTTCCTTAATGGCGTTAAATCCTTCTCTGATGGGGGGCCGTGATCTCTAAGTCCCCACGCAACTCCCTCAGCAACCTTCTCCATTTTAAATGCATTTAAAACGGTTTCAATGCTTTGTAATGCTGTAGTTCTAGATCCTCCTCCACATGTGAATGCAACGTATGGTTTTCCAGCAAGCTTATCTCTAACACTCCACGCTTTATCGAAGTAGTCTTTCATTATCCCAGCCATGTATCCAAAGTAGTTTGGGGATCCCACAGCCGCTCCATCACATGATATCATATCTTCAACTGTTGCATAATCAACCCTTTTCAATTCCACATTTACACCCTCCACACTTCTAGCTCCTTCAGCCACTGCTTTTGCTAAGGTTTCAGTGTTCCCGCTTCTTGAATAGTAGAGTACTAGGATTTTAACCATAAATTCACAATTAATACTATTGACTGTGGATTATTAAAGCATACCCCCACTTCCATGCGGGTCTATGGATTAGTAACCTTTTTATTTTAACATAAATTTGTTCTATTCGAAGTTTATGTATATTGATTTAGCTCCCCTCATCGCATCTTTCACTGTTATCCTATTAGCTGAGTTGGGTGATAAGACGCATATTTGTACAATGATTCTTGCTTCAAAATCTTCTTTTATCTCGGTCTTCTCTGGGGCTATGCTTGCATTCTTCATTGTTGATGGTTTAAGTGCATTTCTAGGTGGGAGCATTTTGAGCATTCTTCCAAAACTTTTAATTGGAATAGTTGCTGGCTTAACTTTCATAATTTTCGGTTTACTCTCGCTTCGAAGTTCAAACGATTCTTCATGTGAATTTAATGATGTTAAAGCATCGTTCCTAAAAAGTTTCACACTAATTTCACTTATGGAGTTGGGTGATAAAACGCAATTGTCCTCAATACTCTTAGCAGCATCCTTCAATAATCCAACACTAGTCCTTATTGGTGTTATGCTTGCATTCTCCATTATAACAGGTTTAAGTGTGATTGTTGGATCCAAAATTTTAAGATTTATACCTATGAGGTACTTGAGGATAGTATCCTCCATAATATTTATCATTTTAGGTTTAGTAATGATTTCTCAAACTCTCCCCCTATAGTTTAGGAGAGTGATGTTAAAGCATTTTCACAACCTTCCTAAATCTGCTTATTAATTCAGCGATGATGACTCCAATGAATGGGAATATTAAGCCAAGGAGTGTTAATGTTCGTAGGCTTATCTGCATGACGGACCAGTGACCTTGAATTGCTGGACTTTTAATTGTTACCATTAAGTCTGCCTTCATGAGAAGCATGATTGCTAGAAGGGCGAGTAGAAGTGTGAATGTCATCATAGGCGGCCTCATTAAGTCATATATATCATGGGAGTTTGTGCGCTTAACGGTTAATAGCCATATAACTGCTCCAGGAACTATTAAGGCATATGCCATGGTTAAAAATCCAATTATTGGGAATGTGGAGGAATAAAGCTCTAAATTCAACTTCAACAATGCCGCAATCGCAAAGGTCCAGAGGGTAGGGTTAGCTAGCGTTAAAGCCATGCCTATGAAACCGATTACCGTTGCATCCCCCATGGATAAAGTTGTTGGTTGAGGTTTCCTCTCTGGAAACTTTTGAAGGAGCTGAGCTATCATCAGCCCCTTTTCCGTTAAAGTATAACGTCCATTCTGGTCTTTCCCGATTAGATCGCCTAAGATTTTCAGGTGGTAATTAAGCTTTCCAGTGCTGGAAACTTCTATTAGGTTCATGAGATCAACGTAGGATAAATTCCCCCTTTCAAAGAGTGTGAGGATTATTTTGCGCCTAATTGGGTGTTTTAACACGTCACTTAGAGATTCGAAATCAATGCTCAACAATCTCCACCCCTACACCTATAGTAATATGGTTTAAGCGTCATTTAAGGCTGTTTGACTAGGAATTTTGTCAAAAATTAGTTATAATTGGTTGTTTAGAGGTTTTCAAGTTATCTATGAATTAAATTTGTTGTATGCCAATATTAAATGGAGGAATGCGAATTAAGAAGGAGTCTTCTCAATCTTGTTTAAGCAACCCTTATATACTAGTATACTCCCCACTATTGTTTAGCATTTTGGGTGTTTGTTTTGGAGAAGCGTTTACTCATTGTCTTCCTCATGCTTGGTATGGTTTCATTGTTTGCTGATATGGCTTATGAGGGTGGTGGTTCTGTTACTGGTTCTTATATGGAGCTTTTGGGGGCTTCAGCTTTATTAACAGGCTTGTTGAGTGTTCCAGATTTCTTGAGCTATTTTTCCCGTTTGATTGGGGGTTGGGTGGCATCTAGATCTGCATCCAGCATTGTTTACTGGGGTTTAGTGTTTGTTGGTTATGTTGCAAATTTCTCCATGCCCCTACTTGCATTGGCTGGTAGACCTGAACTTGTTATCCTACTTGTTTTTGTTGAGAGGATTGGTAAGGGGTTGAGGGGGCCTGTTAGGGATGTAATATTGTCTGAAGTTACTAAGGGGATGGGTAGGGGGAAGGGGTTTGGCTTACATGAGGTTATGGATCAAACTGGAGCTATCATAGGGCCTTTATGTGTTGGCTACGCCTTATACGTTTCAAATAACAATTATAGTTATGCATTCTCAATTTTAACGATACCAGTCATCCTCTCCCTAATATGCTTATCCATTGCAGCTACATTATACCCAAAAGTTGAGGCTGCTGGTGGGGGGTCTGGTGGTAAGAATGTTTTGGGTAGGGTTTTCTGGATTTACGCTATATCCTCATCACTTATGATGTTTGGTTTTATGCAGTGGAGGAGTATAATATCATATTACTTTAGGGATGTTGGCATAATACCAGACTACTATATTGCTCTACTATATACTTTGGCTATGGGTGTGGATGCCATTGTGGCTTTACCCATGGGTTTAGCTTATGATAGGTATGGTTTGAAGGTTATTTCAGTGGCTCCAGTAGCTGCATTACTGATACCTGCAATGATTTTAAGCAACAATATATTCACATACGTATTGGCGGCAGCTCTTTGGGGCATTTTTATGGGTGCATATGAAACTATTATGAGGGCTGCTGTGGCTGATTTGGTTGGCGCTGAGAGTAGAGCTTACGCTTACGGCGTATACTCATTCCTTTCAGGGGTTTCATGGATGATTGGAACTATGGTTATGGCCTACCTACTTGAAACCTTTAGTTTTGGCATTATAGTTTTAAGTTTAGCTTCAGAGGGGTTAGCCTTAATACTACTAGTTACGCTTCTAGGTTTGAAGAGTGAAAAGTGAATCTTCAATGATCCCCGCTTTTTACTGGTATTATTGTCAAGTATATGCTCCTCTCTCTAGGTCCATCAAATTCGCATAGGAATATCCTCTGCCATCTCCCAAGCATAAGTTTACCATTACTTATTGGTATTAGGAGTGATGATCCTATTAAGCTGGTTTTTATGTGTGCTGGTGCATTCCCCTCCATATGCTTGTACTGCCAATATTCTGGGACGATCTTATTGAGTGATTCAATTATGTCTCTTGCGACGTTTTCATCGTAACCTTCATTTATTGTTAATCCAGCTGTGGTGTGTGGTGAGTATATGTGGCAAACCCCCTCCTCAACATCCCCCTTAATTGCATTATTGATTATATCTGTTATGTCTATGAATTCAACTCTCCCCCTACTCTTAACATTTATCACTTTAATCATACAAATCAATTTATATGGGCGTTTTAGATAAGTTTACTGTTCAATTTACCTGTGAATCCAAACCTTTAATTACATGGTTTTCCAAATAGTTTTGGTGATTCTCTTTGAGGATTGCTGTGGCAAGTTTCTCACATGAAACATGCACTTTTGTTCCAGTTAAAACCACTTATGATATGTTCAAGGATTTCATTGTTAGGGGTAATGCCATATTTGAGCATGCTAAGACGCATCCAAATTATATTCGTGGTTTCATGAAGGTTGCTGAGGAGGAGGGAGCTGAGCTTGTTGGGATACTGGTTGCAGGTCAGACGAGTGCAACTGGTTATAGTGGATGGATAACGCTAGATGCTTTTGATAAGATTGTTGGTGAAATTTTGGATGGCCTTAAAAGTTCAGGTCCATTTGATGGTGTTCTATTGGCGCTTCATGGGGCTATGGCTGTGGAGGGGATTCCGAAACCTGAAGCTGAGATTGTTAGGCGTGTTAGGAGTGTTGTGGGGAGTATACCAATAATGGTTACATTGGATTTACATGCCAATGAGGATCATGAATTGGCTGAGGTTGCTGATGCAGTTTTCATTCTCAAAACATATCCACATGTGGATTCTGAGGATATAGGTATCATTGCAGCTAGATGTATGGTTAAAACCATTAGAGGTGAATTCAAACCAGTTATGGCTTTCCGTAAACCTAAACTTGTAACTGCAAGTATATATCAGGCGACAGATCGTCCTCCCATGAAGCTCGTTTATGATCGTTGTAGGGAGTGGGAAGCTAAGGGGGTTTACTGTGCATCTGTGGCTGCCGGTTATGCTTATGCTGACGTTCCAGATATAGGAGCTTCAGTTTTCGTTGTAACTAATGGTGATAGGGATTTAGCTGAGAGGGCTGCTCAAGATATTTCAGATTTCATATGGAGTTTACGTCACGAGTTTACGAAGCCCATACCCAAGCCTAGGGAGGGGGTTGCTGAAGTTTTAAGGCTTGTGGCTAGTGGCGTTAGACCCATACTCATAGCTGAACATAGTGATAGAATTGGTGATGGGACTCATGTTTTGAGGGAATTGATTTCTCAAGGGGCTAAAAACTTCGTTATTGGCGGTATAGCTGACCCCAAAGCTTTGGAGTGGTTAAAGAATAATGCGAAAATTGGAGATCATGTTAAAATTAAGATTGGAGGGTGGGCTCACCCAATTTCCGGTGAACCCGTTGAGATTAGCGGTAAACTTGTGTTCATAGGTCCCATCGAGTATACATTGGTTGGACCCATGGGTCGGGGTAGACGGGTTCATGAAGACTTAGTTGCACTGATAGATATGGGTGAAGGTAGACATGTAATCATATCCAAGAGGCTTAGAGCACCAATGGATGATCAAGGGTTTAAAGCTCTTGGCATTGAGCCTAGATTGAAGGATATCATTGTTTTGAAGGATAGAATTCATCATAGAGCTTTCTGGGATAGTGTTGTAGCCCTCGATTACCCCATCGATTCACCTGGATTGGGACCGGCAGATTTAACGATACTTGAATACCATAATGTTCCAGATGACTTCTATCCGATTGGTAAGCTTTGGAGAGGGAAAAAAGTTTAGAGTTTATTTTGGCCTTCAACGATGGCCGTACCCTACTTCTTTTCTTCCTCCTTCTTTTTCTTCTTTCCGCATTTACTCATATTAATCACTCTTTAATGCGCTTTACTATAAATTTATGGTGGGTTGAATTTATAAAGCTTTCAATTCTTAATGTTTGAGCTTTCTGAATATATAGGCCTATATTTAGTTTAACCTTTATATACATATAGAATAACTCATTTATGAGTGTATGGTTATGTCTTTGGCTAAGCATGTTTCAACTATTGGGTTTATGGCTGCATTAACTTGTATATTGACGTCGATGTTTCAACTGTACATTTATGAGACTCATGGATACTTCAATTTTGGTGAAATTGGAGTTTATGTTTCAGCCATCCTTTTCGGTCCAATTGTTGGAGCTTTTGCTGGAGGGTTAGGGTCAGCTATGGCTGATATTCTTCTAGGATACTTTTGGTATGCCCCCGGAACATTAATTATTAAGGGTTTAGAGGGGTTTGCCGTTGGCCTCGTATATTCACTTCTCAATAGATTAAGGTTTAAACGTAACTTTACTGGTTTAGTTTCATCATCAATAATTGCAATAATCCTATTCTCCTCCCTCCTATATGTGGGATTAAATTACTATTCCGGATCGTCTGAATTCTCCTTTGGATTCCCCATTCTAGGTTATGGGACTGTGAATGTTGGTATTCCAAGTATATTTTGGATTTTTTCATCAATTCTTCTACTCATAATCTTCATTTACGTTTATGTTAAGGTTGATTTACGTTATCTTTACATGGCTTTATCTTGTCTGGTTGGGGGGTCAATCATGATTTTAGGCTACTTCCTCTACGAGTTTTACGTTTTATCTTATGGTTGGGCTGCATTGGTTGAGGTTCCATTCAATTTTATGCAGATGCTTATAGGTTTAATAGTTTCCTCTATGATATGTGTTGGTATTGGTAGACGCGGTATTATGGTTGGTGGTTGAATTTGGGTTATCTTGGGAAAGTTCCACCAAGTCTTCTTGAGAAGTACGTTTTTGGTAGAATTGGCATCATTGATGAGAGGGTTTTGGTTAAGCCATCTATTGGTGAAGATGCGGCTATAATTGATTTTGGGGATAAGGTTTTGGTGGTTCACTCGGATCCCATTACTGGAGCATCTAAGCATATTGGTTGGCTTTCAATTTGCGTTAGCACCAATGATGTGGCTGTTAGGGGGGCTATTCCTAAATGGATTTCCATGGTCATACTTCTACCAGAACAATTCGATGAAAATCTACTTGACTCCATAACTAGGGAGATTGATGATGCTGCTAAAAAGCTTGGCGTTATGATTGTGTGTGGTCATACTGAGGTTACCCCTAAACTTGATAGGCCAATACTCATATCCACAGCTTTTGGTGAAGCTTTAAAGGGGAGGGTTGTGACTACTAGTGGTGCAAAACCTGGTGACCTAATAATTTTGAGTAAGGGTGCATGTATTGAGGGGACATTCATATTTGCCAATGAATTTTACGATCTACTCATAGGTAAAGTTCCTAGGGATGTAGTTGATAGGGCTTTGAACTACATACATTTGCTCAGTGTTTTGAAAGATGCACAGTTGGCTATGAGTGTTGGTGGAGTTAATTCCATGCATGATCCAACGGAGGGAGGGGTTCTTGGTGGAGTTCAAGAGATGGCTAAAGCCTCTTCTCTAGGCTTCATATTATATGAGGATAAAGTCATAGTTAATGAGGAGACTAAAATTATATGTGAAACTCTTGGCGTGGATCCTTTGAAAACCATAAGTTCTGGGGCGCTTTTAATTTCAGTTAAACCAGATTACGCTGGATCCATTGTTAATGTTTTGATGGATAATGGAATTAAGGCTTCAATTATTGGGAGATTTACTGGTCGAGAGTTTGGTTGGAAGCTAGTTAAGGGCGATGGATCTGTTTTGGATGTTTCTGAGCCTGTTGTTGATGAGCTTTGGCGTATTTATGAGAAGCTTAAATCTTAAATCTTAACTCTTCTTGAAGTATTCAATTAAACTCCTTTGTTTAGGTTTCTCCTTAAGCTTTAACACGTATTTTGCAACATCATCTATTGAGTGAAACTTCAATTTCAATAATTCCTCAAACCCCCATCCAGTACATTTTATTGTGGCTATTAATGATGCTGTAATTGTTGATTTCGTTACATCTCCAGTGATCTTGTATGCCGCTAAGAATGCTCCACACCATGTATCCCCAGCTCCAGTTGTATCCATTATCCTTAGGTCCATGCCTGCCAGTGCTGGTATCATTATGCTTTCCCCATTTATCTTCACTATAGCTCCAAGCGACCCTAAAGTTACCACAAGCATTTTGCATTTCAATAGATTCAATGCTTGGGTTAATGTGTCTGTTCTTGCAAGGAGTTTTGCCTCAGCTTCATTCAAAACCATTATGTCCACTTTCCCCATTATGCTGATTAAATGCTTCCTCTGCCTCCCATCCCTCATATATCCATCCCAACTATTTACTGATATCATTGATTTTGGGGTATACCTCTTAATCTTGTCAATTATCCTTTCAACTTTGCTTGGAGTCATTGGTGCAATGTGGAATAGGGTTTTCCTAGTCATCCAGTTTATTGGTATGGCTTCAGCCTTAACATATCTTCCAGCACCTATCCTCGCCTTTACATAATTTGCATTCCATTTCTCATCATAGTTTATTTCGAAGTATGTTGATGGAACTTTAACCTCCTTTATAACCCTATTACTGAATATTTTCAGTACATCCTTATACTTGTAGTCTCTCCCTATTGCAGATATTATACCAACATCTTCATACAATGTTTTTGCAGCTATAGCTGCATATAGTGCTGCCCCTCCAGGTTGCTCCCTTTCACCATAGATATTCCTCACTTTATCCATTGAAACATGTCCAATGAACACTATCCTACTACTCAAATTTAATGCACCCTTCCATATCCTACAGTCAATATTATCTATCTATTTCCATGGTTTTAAAGTGTTTGATTCAATTGTTTACATTGATTTTTCATAATACTGCTAGGGATAGGTGCATGTTTTCTGAATCCAGATTTTTGGATACCTCATATGAATTTTTCAACTTTAACCCTTAATTTCACTACACTGTAACATATTTCAGTTTCATCTCTTAAGTAGTAAATTGAATTCTTATTTTTATTTTTTTCAAATCTTTTTCACTTTCTCATGTATTAGAAGTGTAAGTTCTAATTGCTTATAAACACTTAGAACCTCTACTTCTATAGGTTTAAAGTCATTAAATG harbors:
- a CDS encoding carbohydrate kinase family protein, yielding MSSRIVFIGHVSMDKVRNIYGEREQPGGAALYAAIAAKTLYEDVGIISAIGRDYKYKDVLKIFSNRVIKEVKVPSTYFEINYDEKWNANYVKARIGAGRYVKAEAIPINWMTRKTLFHIAPMTPSKVERIIDKIKRYTPKSMISVNSWDGYMRDGRQRKHLISIMGKVDIMVLNEAEAKLLARTDTLTQALNLLKCKMLVVTLGSLGAIVKINGESIMIPALAGMDLRIMDTTGAGDTWCGAFLAAYKITGDVTKSTITASLIATIKCTGWGFEELLKLKFHSIDDVAKYVLKLKEKPKQRSLIEYFKKS
- a CDS encoding ECF transporter S component; the protein is MSLAKHVSTIGFMAALTCILTSMFQLYIYETHGYFNFGEIGVYVSAILFGPIVGAFAGGLGSAMADILLGYFWYAPGTLIIKGLEGFAVGLVYSLLNRLRFKRNFTGLVSSSIIAIILFSSLLYVGLNYYSGSSEFSFGFPILGYGTVNVGIPSIFWIFSSILLLIIFIYVYVKVDLRYLYMALSCLVGGSIMILGYFLYEFYVLSYGWAALVEVPFNFMQMLIGLIVSSMICVGIGRRGIMVGG
- a CDS encoding AIR synthase family protein produces the protein MGYLGKVPPSLLEKYVFGRIGIIDERVLVKPSIGEDAAIIDFGDKVLVVHSDPITGASKHIGWLSICVSTNDVAVRGAIPKWISMVILLPEQFDENLLDSITREIDDAAKKLGVMIVCGHTEVTPKLDRPILISTAFGEALKGRVVTTSGAKPGDLIILSKGACIEGTFIFANEFYDLLIGKVPRDVVDRALNYIHLLSVLKDAQLAMSVGGVNSMHDPTEGGVLGGVQEMAKASSLGFILYEDKVIVNEETKIICETLGVDPLKTISSGALLISVKPDYAGSIVNVLMDNGIKASIIGRFTGREFGWKLVKGDGSVLDVSEPVVDELWRIYEKLKS
- a CDS encoding M81 family metallopeptidase, with the translated sequence MRIAVASFSHETCTFVPVKTTYDMFKDFIVRGNAIFEHAKTHPNYIRGFMKVAEEEGAELVGILVAGQTSATGYSGWITLDAFDKIVGEILDGLKSSGPFDGVLLALHGAMAVEGIPKPEAEIVRRVRSVVGSIPIMVTLDLHANEDHELAEVADAVFILKTYPHVDSEDIGIIAARCMVKTIRGEFKPVMAFRKPKLVTASIYQATDRPPMKLVYDRCREWEAKGVYCASVAAGYAYADVPDIGASVFVVTNGDRDLAERAAQDISDFIWSLRHEFTKPIPKPREGVAEVLRLVASGVRPILIAEHSDRIGDGTHVLRELISQGAKNFVIGGIADPKALEWLKNNAKIGDHVKIKIGGWAHPISGEPVEISGKLVFIGPIEYTLVGPMGRGRRVHEDLVALIDMGEGRHVIISKRLRAPMDDQGFKALGIEPRLKDIIVLKDRIHHRAFWDSVVALDYPIDSPGLGPADLTILEYHNVPDDFYPIGKLWRGKKV